From a single Xyrauchen texanus isolate HMW12.3.18 chromosome 26, RBS_HiC_50CHRs, whole genome shotgun sequence genomic region:
- the LOC127619501 gene encoding uncharacterized protein LOC127619501 has product MEGELIGCGYGSLLNQIKTRVEHVSRDNTLVRVRKTKRHIGDCESTPNSESTPNSESTPNSETTASKCSKTDSYGCINWHPLSLPENEIPESVEEKRKEMVMLFSQEGPRAAERGQVEELMKITYASHRYAININPPPSIDELKEQWPFLFMKRFLCAHFNTLTGIDVNTRLIESLSIKGKKVLNFFESQIPRWKKDVRTVLKDIDSAGRGDIDYGVASMITTMAFFKEREESIFLLADVTATPADVERSFSVPSTPRLIALGDSVLLAKKWMLTMEGRVIIQPQELTDFSSALAVLFGCYYVFNVQYQEEAASTLEFIQRFILRINPDGTKCQSKSHISKKSGKRVQRKSITLNLPVASLIREIVEFDWQNY; this is encoded by the exons ATGGAAGGAGAGCTGATTGGCTGTGGCTATGGATCCTTGTTAAATCAGATAAAAACAAGGGTTGAACATGTCAGTCGTGACAACACACTGGTGAGAGTTAGAAAAACAAAACGTCATATTGGTGACTGCGAGTCTACACCCAACAGCGAGTCTACACCCAACAGCGAGTCTACACCCAACAGCGAGACCACCGCATCCAAATGTTCAAAAACAGATAGCTATGGCTGCATTAATTGGCACCCACTTAGCCTACCGGAAAATGAGATTCCAGAATCAGTtgaggaaaaaagaaaggaaatggttatgttattttctcaagaGGGACCCCGAGCCGCAGAGCGTGGCCAGGTGGAAGAATTGATGAAAATCACATATGCTTCTCATCGCTATGCCATCAATATCAACCCCCCACCAAGCATCGATGAACTCAAAGAACAGTGGCCATTTCTGTTCATGAAGAGATTTTTGTGTGCTCACTTCAACACTCTGACTGGGATTGATGTTAACACCAGACTCATAGAATCTCTTAGCATAAAGGGAAAGAAGGTGTTAAATTTTTTTGAAAGTCAAATTCCAAGGTGGAAAAAGGATGTCAGGACAGTCCTAAAAGACATAGACAGTGCTGGTAGAGGAGACATCGACTATGGTGTTGCATCTATGATTACCACAATGGCATTCTTCAAAGAGAGGGAGGAGTCAATCTTTCTTCTGGCTGAT GTAACTGCAACTCCAGCTGATGTAGAGCGAAGCTTCTCTGTTCCCAGCACCCCAAGGCTGATTGCACTTG GAGATTCTGTTCTCCTAGCAAAAAAATGGATGCTAACTATGGAGGGCAGAGTCATCATCCAGCCGCAGGAGCTAACAGATTTTTCTTCTGCATTAGCTGTCCTGTTTGGCTGCTACTATGTCTTCAATGTGCAGTACCAGGAAGAGGCGGCCAGTACACTGGAGTTTATTCAGAG gttcattctGAGAATCAACCCTGATGGCACCAAATGCCAATCAAAGTCGCACATTAGCAAAAAATCTGGAAAGAGGGTGCAAAGAAAAAGCATCACCCTGAATCTCCCAGTGGCATCTCTCATCAGAGAGATTGTTGAATTTGATTggcaaaattactaa